One Cellulosimicrobium protaetiae genomic region harbors:
- a CDS encoding AI-2E family transporter has product MGLGRRRSEKRTGDHADGSADARPADAVREEPTPPGDAPSGDSPAAPEARTATDAPRPRPATVSALWADGVGRAGTRSVQVLAILALVAVAVFAVTRLTLVVIPVLIALVLAAAISPLVSLLRRKGVPSFLATVVALLALVVVLGVVVWLVVAAVVNQWPELRDQAIEGFDELQAYVEGLPFQITEEQIASVRDSLVGLLQSDAVGAGALAGASQTVDFVAGFFIMVVVLFFFLKDGPAIWEFLLRPFEGARYARGQRIGESTVRTLGGYVRGTAIVAAVDAVAIGIGLAIVGVPLVVPLSVLVFLLAFIPLVGATLAGVLCALVALVAVGPVEALIVVAIVIAVNQLEGDLLQPVVMGRTLRLHPLVILVALTAGTVLAGLTGAVLAVPVAASIWRAIQVWDGPDLPARFARQKRHESVEAEHASP; this is encoded by the coding sequence ATGGGTCTGGGCAGGCGGCGGTCGGAGAAGCGGACGGGCGATCACGCCGACGGGAGCGCCGACGCCCGGCCGGCGGACGCGGTGCGCGAGGAGCCGACCCCGCCGGGCGACGCGCCGAGCGGCGACTCGCCCGCCGCCCCCGAAGCACGCACGGCCACCGACGCACCCCGGCCACGCCCGGCCACGGTGTCCGCGCTGTGGGCGGACGGCGTCGGCCGCGCGGGGACGCGCTCGGTGCAGGTCCTGGCGATCCTCGCGCTCGTCGCCGTCGCGGTGTTCGCGGTCACGCGGCTCACCCTCGTCGTCATCCCGGTGCTCATCGCGCTCGTGCTCGCGGCGGCGATCTCCCCGCTCGTGAGCCTGCTGCGGCGCAAGGGCGTGCCGTCGTTCCTCGCGACGGTGGTCGCGCTGCTCGCGCTCGTGGTCGTGCTCGGGGTCGTGGTGTGGCTCGTCGTGGCGGCGGTCGTCAACCAGTGGCCCGAGCTGCGCGACCAGGCCATCGAGGGGTTCGACGAGCTCCAGGCGTACGTGGAGGGCCTGCCGTTCCAGATCACCGAGGAGCAGATCGCGTCGGTGCGGGACTCGCTCGTCGGGCTGCTCCAGTCCGACGCCGTGGGCGCGGGTGCGCTCGCGGGCGCCTCGCAGACGGTCGACTTCGTCGCCGGGTTCTTCATCATGGTCGTCGTGCTGTTCTTCTTCCTCAAGGACGGCCCGGCGATCTGGGAGTTCCTGCTGCGCCCGTTCGAGGGGGCGCGGTACGCGCGGGGGCAGCGGATCGGCGAGTCGACGGTCCGCACGCTCGGCGGCTACGTGCGCGGCACAGCGATCGTCGCGGCGGTCGACGCCGTCGCGATCGGTATCGGGCTCGCGATCGTCGGGGTGCCGCTCGTCGTCCCGCTGTCCGTGCTCGTGTTCCTGCTGGCGTTCATCCCGCTCGTCGGCGCGACGCTCGCCGGGGTCCTGTGCGCGCTCGTCGCGCTCGTCGCCGTCGGGCCGGTCGAGGCGCTCATCGTGGTCGCCATCGTCATCGCCGTGAACCAGCTCGAGGGCGACCTGCTGCAGCCGGTCGTCATGGGGCGCACGCTCCGCCTGCACCCGCTCGTGATCCTGGTCGCGCTCACCGCCGGCACCGTCCTCGCCGGCCTCACCGGGGCCGTGCTCGCCGTGCCCGTCGCCGCGTCGATCTGGCGCGCGATCCAGGTCTGGGACGGGCCCGACCTCCCGGCACGGTTCGCGCGCCAGAAGCGGCACGAGTCGGTCGAGGCCGAGCACGCCTCGCCGTAA
- a CDS encoding haloacid dehalogenase type II, producing MRPTLDVEVVVIDVLGTLVDQPRGLRTALHDVLPDASEESVRALARGWEEHVETQQLLVAARRRDYVDSDVLDAEAARQVATSAGITDADAVAHLATYAQRLPAWEDTVHGLDLLAGRFPVVALSNASSASLLRLDAHAGLRWHHTASSESVGAYKPDPAIYRHALAVARCEPDRALMVAAHAWDLRGARDVGMSTAYVDRPVGDPPTTDDDFDLAVGGLVELAVALGAPR from the coding sequence ATGCGCCCGACCCTCGACGTGGAGGTCGTCGTGATCGACGTCCTCGGGACGCTCGTGGACCAGCCGCGCGGCCTGCGGACCGCGCTCCACGACGTCCTCCCGGACGCGAGCGAGGAGTCGGTCCGCGCTCTCGCCCGCGGGTGGGAGGAGCACGTCGAGACGCAGCAGCTCCTCGTCGCAGCGCGGCGGCGAGACTACGTCGACTCCGACGTCCTCGACGCCGAGGCCGCCCGACAGGTCGCGACGAGCGCCGGCATCACGGACGCCGACGCCGTGGCGCACCTGGCCACGTACGCGCAGCGCCTCCCTGCCTGGGAGGACACGGTCCACGGCCTCGACCTCCTCGCAGGCCGGTTCCCGGTCGTCGCGCTGTCCAACGCGTCGTCGGCGTCGCTCCTGCGGCTCGACGCGCACGCCGGGCTGCGCTGGCACCACACCGCGTCGAGCGAATCGGTGGGCGCGTACAAGCCCGATCCCGCGATCTACCGCCACGCCCTCGCCGTCGCGCGCTGCGAGCCCGACCGTGCGCTAATGGTCGCCGCCCACGCGTGGGACCTGCGCGGCGCCCGCGACGTCGGGATGAGCACGGCGTACGTCGACCGACCGGTGGGCGACCCGCCGACCACCGACGACGACTTCGACCTGGCGGTCGGCGGTCTCGTCGAGCTGGCGGTCGCGCTGGGCGCCCCTCGCTGA
- a CDS encoding helix-turn-helix transcriptional regulator, with amino-acid sequence MTETARRTLLLLSLLQARPDRTGPELARRLGVDPRTVRRDVERLRDLGYQVVATRGRDGGYRLDAGAELPPLLFDDEQVVALTVALRTVAAAAPGDAIEEAAVRALATVRQVLPARLRQRADAVDVAPVPAGPGHPTPSVDLDILLAVSTAVRRREVLRLDYAAAGSASAPAGGAGGVPGEPRAPRRVEPHHVVVRDGRWYLVAWDLDRDDWRTFRLDRATPRVPTGPRFTPREIPGGDVGAFVAARFAGSAPAAPGWPCTGWVELAAPASAVSPFVEDGAVEALGPDRCRVGLGSWSWVALAARVAAFDTDVLAAGPADLVAACDAVAGRLALGHAAR; translated from the coding sequence ATGACCGAGACGGCACGCCGCACCCTGCTCCTGCTCTCGCTCCTCCAGGCCCGCCCGGACCGGACGGGCCCCGAGCTCGCACGACGCCTCGGCGTCGACCCCCGGACCGTGCGCCGCGACGTCGAACGGCTGCGCGACCTCGGCTACCAGGTCGTCGCGACGCGCGGGCGCGACGGCGGCTACCGCCTCGACGCGGGTGCGGAGCTCCCGCCCCTGCTGTTCGACGACGAGCAGGTGGTCGCGCTCACGGTCGCCCTGCGCACCGTCGCGGCGGCCGCACCGGGCGACGCGATCGAGGAGGCGGCCGTCCGCGCGCTCGCGACCGTGCGCCAGGTGCTGCCCGCGCGGCTGAGGCAGCGGGCCGACGCCGTCGACGTCGCCCCGGTCCCGGCCGGTCCGGGTCACCCGACGCCGTCGGTGGACCTCGACATCCTGCTCGCCGTGAGCACGGCGGTCCGACGGCGAGAGGTGCTGCGCCTCGACTACGCGGCCGCCGGCTCGGCCTCCGCGCCGGCAGGGGGTGCGGGTGGCGTACCCGGCGAGCCCCGCGCACCACGCCGCGTGGAGCCCCACCACGTCGTCGTCCGGGACGGGCGCTGGTACCTCGTGGCGTGGGACCTCGACCGCGACGACTGGCGCACGTTCCGGCTCGACCGCGCGACGCCGCGCGTGCCGACCGGACCGCGCTTCACGCCCCGCGAGATTCCGGGCGGTGACGTCGGCGCGTTCGTCGCGGCGCGCTTCGCGGGTTCGGCACCGGCCGCACCGGGGTGGCCCTGCACGGGGTGGGTCGAGCTCGCGGCGCCGGCCTCTGCCGTCTCACCGTTCGTCGAGGACGGCGCCGTCGAGGCGCTCGGCCCCGACCGGTGCCGGGTCGGGCTGGGCTCGTGGTCCTGGGTCGCGCTCGCCGCGCGCGTCGCCGCGTTCGACACGGACGTGCTCGCCGCGGGACCCGCGGACCTGGTCGCGGCGTGCGACGCCGTCGCGGGAAGGCTTGCCCTGGGTCACGCGGCTCGATGA
- a CDS encoding VOC family protein produces the protein MSVQTTPHLNFRGDARTALEHYRTVFGGELVVTTYGDLGQAPDPAEADLVVWGQVSAPSGFRVMAYDVPASRPWSPGEAPFFVSVRGDDVEEVRRYWDALVDGATVVAPLASSEWAPAYGMLTDRFGVTWVLDVAH, from the coding sequence ATGTCCGTCCAGACCACCCCTCACCTCAACTTCCGCGGTGACGCCCGCACCGCGCTCGAGCACTACCGCACGGTGTTCGGGGGTGAGCTCGTCGTGACCACCTACGGAGACCTGGGTCAGGCGCCCGACCCCGCCGAGGCGGACCTCGTCGTGTGGGGCCAGGTCAGCGCGCCCAGCGGCTTCCGCGTCATGGCCTACGACGTCCCCGCGTCCCGCCCCTGGAGCCCGGGCGAGGCACCGTTCTTCGTCTCGGTGCGCGGCGACGACGTCGAGGAGGTCCGCCGCTACTGGGACGCGTTGGTCGACGGCGCGACCGTCGTGGCGCCGCTCGCGTCCTCGGAGTGGGCACCCGCGTACGGGATGCTCACGGACCGGTTCGGCGTGACGTGGGTCCTCGACGTCGCGCACTGA
- a CDS encoding GbsR/MarR family transcriptional regulator yields the protein MDDRRERFADGLADLLASWNLPRATGRVYAALLLSDVPVTLDALQDDTGLSKGQTSTSVRELTSWGLARATTRHGGRRLYIEAEAGLDTLLDASHRRARLFIAALRDGEELVPADSPARGRLEDVVALFDGYVSAGEQILARRRDVDARSRSGEAAASG from the coding sequence GTGGATGACCGCCGCGAACGCTTCGCCGACGGGCTCGCGGACCTCCTCGCCTCGTGGAACCTGCCGCGCGCGACCGGCCGCGTCTACGCGGCCCTCCTGCTCAGCGACGTCCCCGTGACGCTCGACGCGCTGCAGGACGACACGGGGCTCAGCAAGGGTCAGACGAGCACGTCCGTCCGCGAGCTCACGAGCTGGGGCCTGGCCCGGGCCACGACGCGCCACGGCGGGCGCCGGCTGTACATCGAGGCTGAGGCCGGCCTCGACACCCTGCTGGACGCGTCGCACCGCCGGGCACGACTCTTCATCGCCGCCCTGCGGGACGGCGAGGAGCTCGTGCCGGCCGACTCCCCGGCGCGCGGCCGGCTCGAGGACGTCGTGGCGCTCTTCGACGGCTACGTCTCGGCGGGCGAGCAGATCCTCGCCCGCCGCCGGGACGTCGACGCCCGCTCACGCTCCGGGGAGGCGGCAGCCAGCGGCTGA
- a CDS encoding alpha/beta fold hydrolase, producing the protein MLNLPSQLRVDGCTLHFEDSGGDGTPVVLLHGAGTDRSTFAAQGAALASAGYRPVLPDLRGHGASRPGGAPLSADRLLADVEALVDHLDLDRPVLVGHSLGGNLAQHLVRRSPDRYAALAVLDATWSTGPLTRGEHLALRAAAPLLRLVPSRSLPRLMADASAVTPAARAVLRAIFTVQSKPEFLGAWRATTQLVAPEPDYRTPVPLLLLRGAADRTGNIATAMPCWAATEGVQEVVVPGAGHVVMLDAPDAVDAALLTFLATAVGHRG; encoded by the coding sequence ATGCTGAATCTACCTTCGCAACTACGGGTCGACGGGTGCACGCTGCACTTCGAGGACAGCGGGGGCGACGGCACCCCCGTCGTCCTGCTGCACGGAGCCGGGACCGACCGCAGCACGTTCGCCGCCCAGGGCGCCGCGCTCGCATCGGCCGGCTACCGCCCCGTGCTCCCCGACCTCCGTGGCCATGGCGCCTCGCGGCCGGGCGGTGCGCCGCTCTCCGCGGACCGTCTCCTCGCGGACGTCGAGGCGCTCGTCGACCACCTCGACCTCGACCGGCCCGTGCTCGTGGGTCACTCGCTCGGCGGCAACCTCGCCCAGCACCTCGTGCGCCGCTCGCCCGACCGCTACGCGGCGCTCGCCGTCCTGGACGCCACGTGGAGCACCGGGCCGCTCACGCGGGGCGAGCACCTCGCGCTGCGCGCGGCGGCGCCGCTCCTGCGGCTGGTCCCGTCCCGCTCGCTCCCCCGCCTCATGGCGGACGCCTCGGCCGTCACCCCCGCCGCCCGTGCGGTGCTGCGTGCGATCTTCACGGTCCAGTCCAAGCCCGAGTTCCTCGGGGCGTGGCGGGCGACGACGCAGCTCGTCGCGCCCGAGCCGGACTACCGCACGCCCGTCCCGCTCCTGCTGCTGCGCGGCGCGGCGGACCGCACCGGGAACATCGCGACGGCGATGCCCTGCTGGGCCGCAACGGAGGGTGTCCAGGAGGTCGTGGTGCCGGGTGCCGGCCACGTCGTCATGCTCGACGCCCCCGACGCGGTCGACGCCGCACTGCTCACCTTCCTCGCGACGGCGGTGGGTCACCGTGGATGA